In Siniperca chuatsi isolate FFG_IHB_CAS linkage group LG16, ASM2008510v1, whole genome shotgun sequence, the following proteins share a genomic window:
- the flvcr2b gene encoding feline leukemia virus subgroup C receptor-related protein 2 isoform X1 gives MPQNNTLKGNHANSELGGAEWQRSKAAKNLAPGLASLQWSPGPLGRAISVGSRLDVEALQGDQAELVPKAETKIYHRRWFMLFLFSAVSASNAFMWLQYGIISNIFMRFYNIDSLAIDWLSMIYLLTYIPLILPVLWLLDNRGIRDVVLVGSAFNCIGAWIKIGSASPNLFPVTFFGQFVCSVATVFVLGIPSYLASVWFGEKEVSTACSIGVLGNQLGIAIGFLVPPILVPNVDDLDELAHHISIMFYITAGVATLLFILVVFVFQERPKLPPTQAQATARSIPPEQYSYTASILRLLCNRPFILLIITYGLNVGCFYAVGTLLNRMIIEHYPGEEVNAGRIGLTIVIAGMVGSLICGVWLDKTKTYKQTTLAVYFMSLVGMIVYAATLNLGRLWVVFITAGALGFFMTGYLPLGFEFAVELTYPESEGTSSGLLNCSAQVFGIIFTICQGKIIDSLGTLAGNIFLCVFLLIGTIMTGLIKSDLRRQNANLLAKAAGPSDCHNGSLAVPSIVKEAKF, from the exons ATGCCACAAAACAATACTTTGAAAGGCAACCATGCAAATTCTGAACTCGGTGGTGCAGAGTGGCAGCGGTCCAAGGCTGCAAAGAATCTCGCTCCGGGCCTCGCTTCGCTGCAGTGGAGTCCAGGACCTTTAGGCAGAGCCATCTCCGTTGGTTCACGGTTAGACGTTGAGGCTTTACAAGGTGACCAGGCAGAGCTGGTCCCCAAGGCTGAGACCAAAATTTACCATCGTCGCTGGTTCATGCTGTTTCTCTTCAGCGCCGTCTCAGCCAGCAATGCCTTCATGTGGCTTCAGTACGGCATTATAAGCAACATATTCATGCGCTTCTACAACATTGACTCTCTGGCCATCGACTGGTTGTCCATGATTTACCTGCTCACTTACATTCCACTTATTCTGCCCGTCCTGTGGCTTTTGGACAACAGGGGAATCCGGGATGTTGTCCTTGTCGGGTCAGCCTTTAACTGCATTGGTGCTTGGATAAAAATTGGTAGTGCCAGTCCCAATCTGTTCCCAGTCACCTTTTTTGGCCAGTTTGTGTGCTCAGTAGCCACAGTGTTTGTTCTTGGTATTCCTTCTTACCTTGCCTCAGTGTGGTttggagagaaagaggtttcCACTGCTTGTTCCATAGGAGTTCTGGGAAACCAG CTTGGTATTGCAATTGGGTTCCTTGTGCCTCCCATCCTGGTGCCTAATGTGGACGACTTGGATGAGCTGGCTCACCACATCAGCATTATGTTCTACATCACAGCAGGAGTGGCTACCTTGCTCTTCATCCTTGTTGTCTTTG TCTTCCAGGAGCGTCCTAAACTTCCTCCGACTCAGGCCCAGGCCACAGCTCGTAGCATCCCACCAGAGCAGTACTCCTACACTGCCTCCATCCTCAGGCTGCTCTGCAACAGGcccttcatcctcctcatcatcacttATG GTTTGAACGTGGGTTGTTTCTATGCTGTTGGCACCCTGCTGAACCGCATGATCATCGAGCATTACCCT GGAGAAGAGGTGAATGCTGGGAGGATTGGCCTCACCATTGTCATTGCAGGGATGGTCGGCTCCCTGATCTGTGGcgtttggttggacaaaactaAAACCTACAA GCAGACAACCCTCGCAGTGTACTTCATGTCTCTGGTGGGGATGATAGTCTATGCTGCTACACTCAATCTGGGACGACTCTGGGTGGTTTTCATCACCGCTGGAGCTCTTGG gttcTTCATGACTGGCTACCTTCCGCTGGGCTTTGAGTTTGCAGTTGAGCTGACGTACCCAGAGTCAGAGGGGACCTCATCCGGACTCCTCAACTGTTCAGCACAG GTGTTTGGCATTATATTCACCATCTGCCAGGGGAAGATCATCGACAGCCTCGGCACACTGGCAGGAAACATCTTCCTGTGTGTCTTTCTTCTAATCGGCACAATAATGACAG GTTTAATCAAGTCCGATTTGCGGAGACAAAATGCAAACCTGTTGGCCAAAGCAGCA
- the flvcr2b gene encoding feline leukemia virus subgroup C receptor-related protein 2 isoform X2: protein MSEKQALGDTKLNQDKTKADLENHVKLDDQSQLDGPEALRPTRLYKRRWMIVLLFSSYSLCNSFQWIQYGIINNIFMKFYNVDAFTIDWMSMIYMLTYIPFIFPVTWLLDKKGLRVIALVATGLNCAGTWVKVASVRPNLFAVTFLGQFCCSFAQVFILGMPSRIASVWFGSEEVSTACSIGVFGNQLGIAIGFLVPPILVPNVDDLDELAHHISIMFYITAGVATLLFILVVFVFQERPKLPPTQAQATARSIPPEQYSYTASILRLLCNRPFILLIITYGLNVGCFYAVGTLLNRMIIEHYPGEEVNAGRIGLTIVIAGMVGSLICGVWLDKTKTYKQTTLAVYFMSLVGMIVYAATLNLGRLWVVFITAGALGFFMTGYLPLGFEFAVELTYPESEGTSSGLLNCSAQVFGIIFTICQGKIIDSLGTLAGNIFLCVFLLIGTIMTGLIKSDLRRQNANLLAKAAGPSDCHNGSLAVPSIVKEAKF, encoded by the exons ATGAGCGAAAAACAAGCGTTAGGAGATACTAAACTAAACCAGGATAAAACTAAGGCTGACTTAGAAAACCATGTCAAGCTGGACGATCAGAGTCAGCTGGACGGTCCTGAAGCGCTGCGACCAACCCGTCTCTACAAGCGGCGCTGGATGATTGTCCTCCTGTTCAGCTCATATTCACTGTGCAACTCCTTCCAGTGGATACAGTACGGCATCATCAACAACATTTTCATGAAGTTTTACAACGTGGACGCCTTCACCATAGACTGGATGTCTATGATCTACATGCTGACATACATTCCCTTCATCTTCCCGGTGACCTGGTTGCTGGACAAAAAGGGGCTCCGGGTCATCGCGCTGGTGGCCACTGGGCTCAACTGTGCAGGGACATGGGTCAAAGTGGCCAGCGTCAGACCCAACCTGTTCGCCGTCACCTTTCTGGGACAGTTCTGCTGCTCGTTCGCGCAGGTGTTCATCCTCGGAATGCCCTCGAGAATCGCGTCAGTGTGGTTTGGTTCAGAAGAAGTGTCCACCGCCTGCTCCATCGGAGTCTTCGGCAATCAG CTTGGTATTGCAATTGGGTTCCTTGTGCCTCCCATCCTGGTGCCTAATGTGGACGACTTGGATGAGCTGGCTCACCACATCAGCATTATGTTCTACATCACAGCAGGAGTGGCTACCTTGCTCTTCATCCTTGTTGTCTTTG TCTTCCAGGAGCGTCCTAAACTTCCTCCGACTCAGGCCCAGGCCACAGCTCGTAGCATCCCACCAGAGCAGTACTCCTACACTGCCTCCATCCTCAGGCTGCTCTGCAACAGGcccttcatcctcctcatcatcacttATG GTTTGAACGTGGGTTGTTTCTATGCTGTTGGCACCCTGCTGAACCGCATGATCATCGAGCATTACCCT GGAGAAGAGGTGAATGCTGGGAGGATTGGCCTCACCATTGTCATTGCAGGGATGGTCGGCTCCCTGATCTGTGGcgtttggttggacaaaactaAAACCTACAA GCAGACAACCCTCGCAGTGTACTTCATGTCTCTGGTGGGGATGATAGTCTATGCTGCTACACTCAATCTGGGACGACTCTGGGTGGTTTTCATCACCGCTGGAGCTCTTGG gttcTTCATGACTGGCTACCTTCCGCTGGGCTTTGAGTTTGCAGTTGAGCTGACGTACCCAGAGTCAGAGGGGACCTCATCCGGACTCCTCAACTGTTCAGCACAG GTGTTTGGCATTATATTCACCATCTGCCAGGGGAAGATCATCGACAGCCTCGGCACACTGGCAGGAAACATCTTCCTGTGTGTCTTTCTTCTAATCGGCACAATAATGACAG GTTTAATCAAGTCCGATTTGCGGAGACAAAATGCAAACCTGTTGGCCAAAGCAGCA
- the batf gene encoding basic leucine zipper transcriptional factor ATF-like — MAQGSDSNDTSYKSPSPGSRPSSSDDAKKVMRREKNRIAAQKSRMRQTQKADSLHLESENLEKENAALRKEVKQLTEEAKYLSSVLSSHEPLCTGLTPQTPDLLYPPHHSSYHHQHITVPHYQH; from the exons ATGGCTCAGGGCTCTGACAGCAATGACACAAGTTACAAGTCCCCATCTCCTGGAAGCAGGCCG AGCTCCTCAGATGATGCGAAGAAGGTGATGCGGCGGGAAAAGAACCGGATCGCTGCTCAGAAGAGCAGGATGAGGCAAACTCAGAAAGCTGACAGTCTACACTTG gagAGTGAGAACCTGGAGAAGGAGAACGCTGCCCTGAGGAAGGAGGTGAAGCAGCTGACAGAGGAGGCCAAGTATCTGTCATCTGTGCTGAGCAGCCACGAACCTCTGTGCACCGGCCTGACTCCTCAGACCCCCGACCTCCTCTACCCTCCTCATCACAGCAGCTACCACCACCAGCACATCACTGTACCACACTACCAGCACTGA